A genomic segment from Dechloromonas denitrificans encodes:
- a CDS encoding bifunctional acetate--CoA ligase family protein/GNAT family N-acetyltransferase: protein MLEQHYLTALFEPKSVAVIGASDRENSVGNVIFKNILGSGYKGRLYAINPKHETIQGQPAYKSIEEIGARVEMAIIATRPQTVPQIIEQCGRSGVRNAIVIASGFSEAGHIGAALERKVLEIARSYNVRILGPNCLGIIRPELGLNATFTKITANPGNLALVSQSGAMCSAVLDWAKANQVGFSSVISLGMTADVDFGEILDYLIYDSRTHYILMYVEGIRNARRFMSALRSAARIKPIILLKAGRHEAGAMATATHSGMAAVSDTVFDAAVRRAGVVRVQNVGQLFYAAKALASKFRPQGNRLAIITNGGGPGAMAADRAGDLGIPLAQLSNETMAALNKVLPNTWSHSNPIDIAGDATPERYRETILAVTQDPGVDSTLVMLSPQAMTEPMEVAKAIIEVADKLNRSLICCWMGEEQVASARKLLEDAGIPAFRMPETAIELFHHISKYYRNQKLLLQTPEPTRQHGRPEAEGAKMLIEALLAERRKVLSEMESKAILRAFKVPVAQTMVARTATEALLLAEQIGFPIAMKVDSPDLPHKSDAGGVRLNIVNAPAVRNAYHDIIDTVSKRHPNAKINGVSIEPFLSRPNGRELMIGVFRDPIFGPVITFGAGGFDVEIFSDRSVALPPLNKFLAKDLIDSTRASKILDQFHNMPPVDREAIKEVLLCISEMVCELPWIMELDLNPLIVDENGAIAADARIVIDHAAGASGDRYAHMSIYPYPVHLIQEWQMNDGKVVTIRPIRPEDADMEQEFVKNMSDESRYYRFMDTLRELTQTMLVRFTQIDYDREMALVATLPDEDGKEQQMGVARYVVNPDGESVEFALAVGDGWQKCGVGRKLMTALIECARMKGYRAVVGDVLSTNSKMFRLMTSLGFTIHPHPDDTAVKRVVKPLTG, encoded by the coding sequence ATGCTGGAACAGCACTATCTGACTGCTCTTTTCGAACCGAAATCGGTCGCCGTGATTGGCGCATCCGATCGTGAAAACTCGGTTGGCAACGTCATTTTCAAAAACATTCTCGGCTCGGGTTACAAAGGCCGCCTCTACGCGATCAATCCGAAGCACGAAACGATTCAGGGCCAGCCGGCCTACAAGTCGATCGAGGAAATCGGTGCCCGCGTTGAAATGGCGATCATCGCCACCCGCCCGCAGACCGTACCGCAGATCATCGAACAATGCGGCCGTAGCGGCGTGCGCAACGCCATCGTGATTGCCTCGGGCTTCTCCGAAGCCGGCCACATCGGGGCGGCGCTGGAACGCAAGGTGCTGGAAATTGCCCGTTCCTACAATGTTCGCATCCTGGGCCCGAACTGCCTCGGCATCATTCGCCCGGAACTCGGCCTCAACGCCACCTTCACCAAGATTACCGCCAACCCGGGCAACCTCGCCCTCGTCTCGCAGTCCGGCGCCATGTGCTCCGCCGTACTCGACTGGGCCAAGGCCAACCAGGTTGGTTTCTCCTCGGTGATTTCGCTCGGCATGACGGCCGACGTCGATTTCGGCGAAATTCTCGATTACCTGATCTACGACAGCCGCACGCACTACATCCTGATGTACGTCGAAGGTATCCGTAACGCCCGCCGCTTCATGAGCGCCCTGCGCTCGGCCGCGCGCATCAAGCCGATCATCCTGCTCAAGGCCGGCCGCCACGAAGCCGGTGCGATGGCTACGGCCACCCACTCCGGCATGGCCGCCGTCTCCGATACCGTGTTCGATGCCGCTGTGCGCCGTGCCGGCGTGGTCCGCGTCCAGAACGTCGGCCAGCTGTTCTACGCTGCCAAGGCACTGGCCTCGAAATTCCGTCCGCAGGGCAATCGCCTGGCGATCATCACCAACGGCGGCGGACCTGGCGCGATGGCTGCCGACCGCGCCGGCGACCTTGGCATTCCGCTGGCCCAGTTGTCGAACGAGACCATGGCTGCGCTGAACAAGGTCCTGCCCAACACCTGGTCGCACAGCAATCCGATCGATATCGCCGGTGATGCAACACCGGAGCGTTATCGCGAAACCATTCTCGCCGTCACCCAGGACCCTGGCGTCGACAGCACGCTGGTCATGCTCTCGCCGCAGGCCATGACCGAACCGATGGAAGTCGCCAAGGCGATCATCGAAGTCGCCGACAAGCTGAATCGTTCGCTGATCTGCTGCTGGATGGGCGAAGAGCAAGTCGCTTCGGCTCGCAAGCTGCTCGAAGATGCCGGCATTCCGGCCTTCCGCATGCCGGAAACCGCGATCGAACTGTTCCACCACATCTCCAAGTATTACCGCAACCAGAAGCTGCTGCTGCAGACTCCGGAGCCAACCCGCCAGCATGGCCGTCCGGAAGCTGAAGGCGCCAAGATGCTGATCGAGGCGCTGCTCGCCGAGCGCCGCAAGGTCCTTTCCGAAATGGAATCCAAGGCCATCCTGCGCGCCTTCAAGGTGCCGGTTGCCCAGACCATGGTCGCCCGTACCGCGACGGAAGCCCTGCTGCTTGCCGAGCAGATCGGTTTCCCGATTGCCATGAAGGTTGATTCGCCGGACCTGCCGCACAAGTCGGATGCCGGCGGCGTGCGTCTCAACATCGTCAATGCACCGGCTGTACGCAACGCCTATCACGACATCATCGATACGGTCAGCAAGCGTCATCCGAATGCCAAGATCAACGGTGTTTCGATCGAGCCCTTCCTGTCCCGCCCGAATGGCCGCGAACTGATGATCGGCGTTTTCCGCGACCCGATCTTCGGGCCGGTCATCACCTTCGGTGCCGGTGGTTTCGACGTCGAGATTTTCAGCGACCGCTCGGTTGCCCTGCCGCCGCTGAACAAATTCCTGGCCAAGGATCTGATCGATTCGACCCGCGCCTCGAAAATCCTCGACCAATTCCACAACATGCCGCCGGTCGACCGCGAAGCGATCAAGGAAGTCCTGCTTTGCATCTCGGAAATGGTCTGCGAACTGCCATGGATCATGGAGCTCGACCTGAACCCGCTGATCGTCGATGAAAACGGCGCCATCGCTGCCGATGCCCGTATCGTCATCGACCATGCCGCCGGCGCCAGTGGCGACCGCTACGCTCACATGTCGATCTATCCCTACCCGGTGCATCTGATCCAGGAATGGCAGATGAATGACGGCAAGGTCGTCACCATCCGCCCGATCCGCCCGGAAGATGCCGACATGGAGCAGGAATTCGTCAAGAACATGTCCGACGAATCGCGTTACTACCGCTTCATGGACACTCTGCGCGAATTGACCCAGACGATGCTGGTGCGCTTCACGCAGATCGACTATGACCGTGAAATGGCGCTGGTCGCCACGCTGCCCGACGAAGATGGCAAGGAACAGCAAATGGGCGTCGCCCGCTACGTCGTCAATCCGGATGGCGAATCGGTCGAATTCGCACTGGCCGTCGGCGATGGCTGGCAGAAGTGCGGCGTTGGCCGCAAGCTGATGACGGCGCTGATCGAATGTGCCCGGATGAAGGGTTATCGTGCCGTGGTCGGCGATGTATTGTCGACCAACAGCAAGATGTTCCGCCTGATGACCAGCCTTGGCTTCACCATCCATCCGCACCCGGACGACACTGCCGTCAAGCGCGTCGTCAAGCCGCTGACCGGCTAA